In Neisseria perflava, the DNA window CGTCGTGATGAAAGGTATTCTTAAACGCGTGCCAACGGTCGGTTTGCAGATGGACGACGGCAAACATATCGTGTGAAATATTAACGCCGACACTGAATAGCTTGGCCGAGGCTTGCAGGCAGAAACTGCTGTCGCCAAACAGGCACAGCCCCATGTTTTCCGGATAGCGGAACAATTCGATTTTCACGGCTTCGGGTGCGGCAAAGATGTTGCAAAACAGCCGTTCAAACAACGATGGCTGCGCCACGCCTTCGCTCAACATGCCGTAAAGCCCACCCAGCCAATCGACATAGCCGAGAAAAGTGAAACGGTAGTCCTGCATAATGGCTTCGATGCGCTTGGGATCGCGTTTGCTGATCAAGCGGACAAATTCAAAACCGACTTCCGGCAGCCGCGCCCGAAGCGTTTGGTGCAGGCGGTGGGCAAACAGGTTTTTGTGGTTGTGCGGATTGCGCAGAATGCCGAGGAATTTCAGCCGCAATATCCGCCACAAGGCATCCGGTACTTTGACGGTATCGGCATTTGCCGTAGGTGTTTTCAGACGGCCTGCAGGCAGGGTGCGCAGGTGGTTGCAGGCATCTTCGTAGCCGCTTTCATGACGGTTGAACCAGCTTTCCAGATTGTATTGGTTGGCGGAGTCTTCGACAAAGGTCAGCGTATAGAGGTTTTTCGCCGCCAAGTTGCCGATGATGTTGACGCTTATCGCTTCGCTGCGGTTTTGTTCTTTGCCACGGGCTTTTTCGCCAGTATGGAACATAGACAGCGGTAAGCGATAAACGTTTTGATTTTGCGGGCTGACCTGCGGATTATGCGAATGTTGCCGCTGCTCGGTTTGGGCGATGAAGTGGTGTTCCTTCGTCGGATTCGCGGTCAACAGGGCGTAAGGCTTTTCGCCGCATTCGGAAAATTCGCAATCGCTGAGGATAAAGGCTTGTCGAGTCATAATGTCGGGAAAGGCCGTCTGAATATGTCGATTATAGCTGATGGGGAGCTAAGGGGGATTATGATTATACGGAATGATGCTTTTGCTTGCAGAATACGCTAATAGAATGACGATGGTCGGTTTGGTCTTTATATGCAAAAGGACGCAAAAAGGTCGTCTGAAAACAGGTATAGCGGATTTTGTGCCAACCCGTTTTCAGATGACCTTAAATCAACGGACTGTTCAACACTATTTATTCTTCTTTTGGGAAAACATGGTTGCGGTGATACTCGAAATATTTTTCGCTTTCCGGTCGAATTTTTAATTTCATATCGGGAGAAATTCCCAACCGCTTTTGATTTTCCGAATCGATTGTCGGGCTGATTTTTATCGTACCGTCGGTATCAAACGTAATCAGTCCATTATCGAATAATCTGTCGATATTGGGTGCGAGCATCAGACCATTGAAGCGACATAAACGCTCGTTATCATCGCACACGCTCCAAGGTTTAATATGGCTGGCGATGAGTAAAGGCTGGATATCTAGACCGGTCAGCGGACAGCTCGGATACAGTTCGAGTAGTTTTTGCCGGAATCTGCCTTGCCCTTGACGAGCTTTTATTAAGGTTTCGATTTCGGTTCGCTTTTCTGGTTCAATTTCGGATGCTAATTGTTCTTTGAGTTTACTGAGATCTTGTTCCAAAGATTGGGTTGAGTTTATTTGAAAATTTGTTGGTTTGTATAATTCAAATATTCCTCCTTTTTTCCACCATAAAAAGTCTTGGTGCATTGATTCGTGATAATGCTTCCTTGAGTTTGAATTGACACTAAGTACATGCAAAGAAGCATGTGTATCATCATTATAGTCAGGAGTAATCTGC includes these proteins:
- a CDS encoding HNH endonuclease codes for the protein MAKTKYSARINGEHIDGTIEIIKRIVLHLHDMGKTQFKVKDVDEQIEELKNQWQITPDYNDDTHASLHVLSVNSNSRKHYHESMHQDFLWWKKGGIFELYKPTNFQINSTQSLEQDLSKLKEQLASEIEPEKRTEIETLIKARQGQGRFRQKLLELYPSCPLTGLDIQPLLIASHIKPWSVCDDNERLCRFNGLMLAPNIDRLFDNGLITFDTDGTIKISPTIDSENQKRLGISPDMKLKIRPESEKYFEYHRNHVFPKEE